A stretch of DNA from Fibrobacter sp. UWB11:
TTTTAAACGGAAATCGACAAAATAGTATTCAGCATCGTTTTTCGAGGTCAGTACAAGACCATCATTTTCTTGAATAGTCTTCAAAACAAAAGTCGTATCCGAAATTTCTAACCGGCGCGGTTCAAGCCAACCTAAACTAAAGCGTTCAAAAGCGGACAAATTCGCAGGCGAGCACGAAGTCGACTTATACTTATTTTGCGGACAGTTATAAGAACCTGCATCCATCAAGTCCCAAGCGCCCGGCGTATAACGAACCTTCGTACGCGTGTCATTGACATAGACATCATAGTGGTCCTGCAAGCCAAGGACATGGCTAAACTCATGGCAGAATGTTCCAATACCATTTAATGCATCTGTACTTTTCCGGTACAAATAGGCCTGACCATCTATTTCAGGAGAACAGGCGTAACGATACATGGACATATTGCGCGTAAGACGCTTGCTTACATTATAAGAATGTGGCCAAATAGCGGATTGCACATCCGTATCAGCCGAACCGACACCTGCATAAATCATGTAGACAAAATCTACAATTCTATCGTTGTCACTATCGTAAGGCGTAAAATCGACACCAGCTGCCACAAGCGAATCCATAGCTTCACTGACGGCATTGACAGCTCCTGCCGCTATATTATTGGGGTCAACCAAAGCGCCATAGGAATCGCGAGTACCCTTAAGGGTTATAGGTCCATACACATCAAATGTAGGACGATATTTTCCAGAAGAATTCAAAATAAAAAAGTCTCGCGCGCTACCTTTCATAAAGTAATTCGAATAGCCCTCTTTATTAAGGAAATCGTGGTATTCCTCATAGGCATTATCGCGCTTAAACTTTACATCGCTAAACTGGACAAGAATAACAAGCCCGCGAACATCACCTTCTTTTTTGACGTTATTCACAGACGGGCGCATCGGGGTATTGGTATTTTGGGTTGTCCGCCCTCCCCAAGCATTAGCCTTCATGGGAGACGAGGACTGGAGCACCTGAGGCTCGGAAGAGCGCTGTTCCTCCAACTGTTTTAGGCGTTTTTCGCGAAAATTTTCAAGAATTTGACGAGAATTGCGTTTTTTGAGGAAATTTTTCTCTTTGGCACCACGTTTGGACTTGGCATGGACCCTCATCCCCGTCTTTTTGCCATGTTCGTCGGCATAATTCCAATAGCCGCTGGAGTCACGTACCACAAGTACGCTATCATCTCCAGTAACGGTGTAATTAAAGTGTTCGTTTCCGACCTTTCTAATCTGCACAACGGAACCATCAGGCTGCGTTGAATTGATTAAAAACGGTGCAGCTTTAACGGCCCACACAGATGCGGTACCGACTAAAGACCCAATCAATATACACTTCCACCAACTCATATTATAAACATATATTCTGATGGCGGATTTAGCAAAACAACAATAAGTTTTTTACATGTTTTTCGTTGACAGAACGCCAAAAATTAGCAACAGCCGATACAAAAACTTACATTTTTGACAGTGCAAGAAGCGCTCCGCCGCATAAAATCACAGAAACGGCAATCGCAAGCTTGATTCGTTCCGGTTTTGTCGGATATTCACCGAAAACGACCACGCCCCAAAGCAAGTTCACCAAAAGGTTCAACTGCGTCAGCGGATAGCCCACGGCATACCCCAAGGAGCCCTTCGTGTCGATAGCCCAGAAGCAGCCATGCTGCCCGACAACCCACAAAATGCCCATGAGCATGGAAGAAATCGAAGGAGCCAAGCCATATTCAAAAAGGGCACGGCGCTTTATACACAAAATTGCAACCAAAAGTTCTGCGGCTACGAAAATACCTATAGAGAACGAGCTCATGAACTCGAGTATAGGAACTTCGGCAAACTTGTACGGTATGAGGTAAAGACCAAAAATGAGACCGCCCAAAAGAGAACGCCAATTTCTAAAAATATTCCCCTGCGGAGGAGCAAGCCTACTCAAACCAAAAAGCAACAGAAGAATTGCCGGAATTGAAAAGTAAAGTAACGTCGATTCCGAGAAAACAAGCACGCCACTTATAAATGAAGCAAGAATGCTCACGCCCATCGAGCGCACACCGGCACCTGTCAAGTCCTGTTCGGCCTTTACGGCCCAAAAGCAGAACGCCCCCGCACATACCCAGAAGAACCCGCAAAGGAGGCCCACCGGCAAAACACACAGCGTGTCCGTTGCAATCGAAATGGCAAGTTGGCCAAGGAACATACCCAAAGCCATGCAAGAGAGGTACGCCCAAGACGAGAACTTGGACCAAGCCTTGAGAGGGACCATGTAAGTGCCGAACGCAAATACGGCTAAAACGAGACCAACGTAACTATTTCCCAATGCAGAACCCCGCAAATATTTTTTGTAAAACGTCTTCGGACGAAATTTCGCCCGTTATACTTTGGAGAGACCGGCGCACCAGTTGCATTTCAAACGCAATAAGTTCCACCGCCGGATTCGTACGAATAAGAGAAAGCGTACGGTCGATGCCCGCGAGAGCATCTTCGAGGCAGTTCTTTTCGCGCTCGCTCGTAATCCAGAGGTCTTCGGAATTTTCCATTTTCTTGAAAAGAGCGGCATTCATCTTTTGGCGAAGTTCCGCGAGACCATCGCCCGTTTTCGAGGAAATGTGAAGGTTTCCGTCCTGCTGAGATGCGCGCAAGTCCGATTTCGAAATGACGACAAGGTCCGGTTGGATTGCTTCCGCCACGCTCTGCTCGCGGCAGGCTCCACTATCGTTCCTCGCAATGACGTTGTTTCCATCCACGACAAGAATCTTCATGTCAGCTTCAGCGAGGATTTCCTTGCTCTTTTCCATACTGAGCGCATCGAGCGCATCAGAAGCCTTGTCCGCGATACCCGCGGTATCAATCAAGCGGATTTCACCGCCATCCAAGAACAGGCGAACTTCAACAAAATCACGGGTCGTGCCCGGAATATCGCTCACCAAAATTCGATCTTCGCCAAGAAGTGCGTTTACAAGGCTCGATTTGCCCGCATTCGGAGCGCCGTACAAAACAGCAAGCGGCAAACGGCTCACATTGGCTTTTTCCTTGAAGCTTTTCAATATAGATTGCACACTTTCGCGAATCGCTTCAATCTTTGTGCCCCAAGTTGAGTAATCCGGGTCGGCCTCTTCTTCGGCAAAATCAACATCAAGTTCGAGACGCGCCGAAATGTCCATGACCTGTTCCGTGAGCGTCTTGACCTTTTTCGAGAGCGCACCGCCGAGCAAACGATGGGCATTCTTAAGCTCATCACGATTTGCACTATGGATCACATCCGCGACAGATTCTGCTTGCACCAAGTCCATGCGACC
This window harbors:
- a CDS encoding M6 family metalloprotease domain-containing protein gives rise to the protein MSWWKCILIGSLVGTASVWAVKAAPFLINSTQPDGSVVQIRKVGNEHFNYTVTGDDSVLVVRDSSGYWNYADEHGKKTGMRVHAKSKRGAKEKNFLKKRNSRQILENFREKRLKQLEEQRSSEPQVLQSSSPMKANAWGGRTTQNTNTPMRPSVNNVKKEGDVRGLVILVQFSDVKFKRDNAYEEYHDFLNKEGYSNYFMKGSARDFFILNSSGKYRPTFDVYGPITLKGTRDSYGALVDPNNIAAGAVNAVSEAMDSLVAAGVDFTPYDSDNDRIVDFVYMIYAGVGSADTDVQSAIWPHSYNVSKRLTRNMSMYRYACSPEIDGQAYLYRKSTDALNGIGTFCHEFSHVLGLQDHYDVYVNDTRTKVRYTPGAWDLMDAGSYNCPQNKYKSTSCSPANLSAFERFSLGWLEPRRLEISDTTFVLKTIQENDGLVLTSKNDAEYYFVDFRLKQDFDEGLPNQGLLIWHINYDRYSWMYNEVNTTDPMKVDLVEADGKADVYSAKDDAFPTSRGVNSYNGFVTWGGDSLGLEVYDIKIVDDHVEFKTRGSRVSPVSPASSSSAVRSSSSKAVSSSSKPASSSSSVSSSSVSSSSKAKSSSSNVISSTSKDLSSSSEPFMFATQNIVPSAVQFSVADRALKVHADIDGLKTVALFDVNGTLLMKKSFADKYCEVHMDNLRGKALVIAVLELNGQVVKSKKIKVK
- a CDS encoding GRP family sugar transporter, which gives rise to MGNSYVGLVLAVFAFGTYMVPLKAWSKFSSWAYLSCMALGMFLGQLAISIATDTLCVLPVGLLCGFFWVCAGAFCFWAVKAEQDLTGAGVRSMGVSILASFISGVLVFSESTLLYFSIPAILLLLFGLSRLAPPQGNIFRNWRSLLGGLIFGLYLIPYKFAEVPILEFMSSFSIGIFVAAELLVAILCIKRRALFEYGLAPSISSMLMGILWVVGQHGCFWAIDTKGSLGYAVGYPLTQLNLLVNLLWGVVVFGEYPTKPERIKLAIAVSVILCGGALLALSKM
- the mnmE gene encoding tRNA uridine-5-carboxymethylaminomethyl(34) synthesis GTPase MnmE, translated to MDSQTIVAPMTPAGVSAVAAIRVSGSKVRDVIRLLFGESAIKNLKAREARLATARDYRTIVNGDRKTAQVIDSLLYIFFEGPNSYTGEDVLELYPHGNPIIVRELIQVIKSVECVRLAEPGEYTRRAFLNGRMDLVQAESVADVIHSANRDELKNAHRLLGGALSKKVKTLTEQVMDISARLELDVDFAEEEADPDYSTWGTKIEAIRESVQSILKSFKEKANVSRLPLAVLYGAPNAGKSSLVNALLGEDRILVSDIPGTTRDFVEVRLFLDGGEIRLIDTAGIADKASDALDALSMEKSKEILAEADMKILVVDGNNVIARNDSGACREQSVAEAIQPDLVVISKSDLRASQQDGNLHISSKTGDGLAELRQKMNAALFKKMENSEDLWITSEREKNCLEDALAGIDRTLSLIRTNPAVELIAFEMQLVRRSLQSITGEISSEDVLQKIFAGFCIGK